In Parus major isolate Abel chromosome 1, Parus_major1.1, whole genome shotgun sequence, the following proteins share a genomic window:
- the CHST10 gene encoding carbohydrate sulfotransferase 10, with protein MHHQWLLLAACFWVIFMFMVASKFITLTFKDPDGYGAKQEPLILTAVTKVEEVHVPEEKHWPEEFQPTGKAFSRNLIHQPLVHMERLELLRNVCRDTALRDLSHTTVSKFVLDRIFVCDKHKILFCQTPKVGNTQWKKVLIVLNGAFSSIEDIPENIVHDHEKNGLPRLSSFSDSEIKKRLNLYFKFFIVRDPFERLISAFKDKFVHNPRFEPWYRHEIAPGIIRKYRKNRTETKGLQFEDFVRYLGDPNHRWLDVQFGDHIIHWVTYVELCAPCEITYSVIGHHETLEDDAPYVLKAAGIDHLVSYPTIPPGITVYNRTKVERYFSGISKRDIRRLYARFEGDFKLFGYREPDFLLN; from the exons ATGCACCACCAGTGGTTGCTGCTAGCTGCATGCTTTTGGGTGATATTCATGTTCATGGTTGCTAGCAAGTTTATCACATTGACTTTTAAAGACCCCGATG GCTATGGTGCCAAGCAAGAGCCATTGATACTGACAGCTGTGACAAAAGTAGAGGAGGTACATGTGCCAGAGGAAAAACATTGGCCTGAAGAATTCCAG CCAactggaaaagctttttcaagAAATCTGATCCACCAACCCCTGGTTCATATGGAAAGACTTGAGCTTCTCAGGAATGTCTGCAGAGACACTGCATTGAGAGATCTCTCTCATACCACAGTTTCCAAATTCGTCTTGGACCGAATATTTGTGTGTGACAAGCACAAGATCCTGTTTTGTCAGACGCCAAAAGTGGGCAACACTCAGTGGAAAAAAGTCTTGATCGTTTTAAATG GAGCATTTTCTTCCATAGAAGACATCCCAGAAAACATTGTACATGATCATGAAAAGAATGGCCTTCCACGCTTGTCCTCTTTCAGTGACTCTGAAATTAAGAAACG ACTGAATTTATACTTCAAGTTTTTTATTGTTAGAGATCCATTTGAAAGacttatttctgcatttaaagaCAAGTTTGTGCACAATCCTCGTTTTGAACCTTGGTACCGGCATGAAATTGCTCCCGGCATCATTCGTAAATACAGAAAGAATCGCACAGAGACCAAAGGGCTGCAGTTTGAGGATTTTGTGCGCTACCTGGGGGACCCTAATCACCGATGGCTGGATGTTCAGTTTGGTGACCACATCATTCACTGGGTAACATATGTGGAACTTTGTGCTCCCTGTGAAATCACATACAGTGTGATTGGACACCACGAAACCCTGGAGGATGATGCTCCGTATGTCTTGAAAGCAGCTGGCATAGACCACTTGGTATCGTACCCCACAATCCCACCGGGCATAACAGTGTACAACAGAACAAAAGTAGAGCGGTATTTTTCAGGAATTAGCAAGAGAGACATAAGACGCCTCTATGCACGATTTGAAGGCGATTTTAAACTCTTTGGTTATCGTGAGCCTGATTTCTTGCTGAACTGA